One segment of Asaia bogorensis NBRC 16594 DNA contains the following:
- the purC gene encoding phosphoribosylaminoimidazolesuccinocarboxamide synthase, producing the protein MARRRQLYEGKAKILFEGPEPGTLVQYFKDDASAGNGVKKGIITGKGVLNNRISEHLMLRLHEIGIPTHFVRRLNMREQLIREVEIIPLEVVVRNVAAGSIAKRLGLAEGTRLPRSILEYYYKNDALNDPMVSEEHVTAFGWANAQDLDEINAYALRTNDFLTGMFQGIGIQLVDFKLEFGRLWENDEMRIVLADEISPDNCRLWDTKTSEKLDKDRFRRDMGRVEEAYQEVARRLGILPEAGNGDLKGPEVMQ; encoded by the coding sequence ATGGCACGCCGTCGTCAGCTCTATGAAGGAAAAGCCAAGATCCTGTTCGAGGGGCCAGAGCCCGGCACACTCGTCCAGTATTTCAAGGATGATGCCTCCGCCGGCAATGGCGTGAAAAAGGGGATCATCACCGGCAAGGGCGTGCTGAACAACCGCATCAGCGAGCACCTCATGCTTCGCCTGCATGAAATCGGTATCCCGACCCATTTCGTTCGTCGCCTGAACATGCGCGAGCAGCTGATCCGCGAAGTCGAGATCATCCCTCTCGAAGTTGTTGTGCGCAACGTGGCTGCGGGCTCGATTGCCAAGCGCCTTGGCCTTGCCGAAGGCACGCGTCTGCCCCGGTCGATTCTCGAATATTACTACAAGAATGATGCGCTCAACGATCCGATGGTGTCGGAAGAGCATGTCACCGCCTTTGGCTGGGCTAATGCGCAGGATCTCGATGAGATCAATGCCTATGCGCTGCGTACCAATGATTTTCTCACGGGCATGTTCCAAGGCATCGGCATCCAGCTTGTCGATTTTAAGCTCGAATTTGGTCGCCTGTGGGAAAACGACGAGATGCGTATTGTGCTCGCCGACGAAATTTCTCCCGATAACTGCCGCCTGTGGGACACCAAGACGAGCGAGAAGCTCGACAAGGACCGTTTCCGTCGGGATATGGGCCGTGTCGAGGAAGCTTATCAGGAAGTCGCCCGCCGCCTTGGCATTCTGCCCGAGGCCGGCAACGGCGATCTCAAAGGACCGGAGGTCATGCAATGA
- a CDS encoding sugar porter family MFS transporter — translation MASTSRPRGHALTNFIAVIAATGGLLFGYDTGIISAALLQLTPQFQLTTESAEIVTSAVILGALIGCISAAPLSDRLGRRRTIIAAATLFLIGTVIVTFAHTVAILTFARLILGLAIGASSQIVPIYIAEIAPPERRGSLVVAFQFAIAFGQLISFVTGYLLQDYSWRLMFGLGVIPAVILFVGMLFLPNSPRWLAMQGEFERARTVLRSVRRTDAEADRELQEIQDQHDEKAPLSEVFKPWVRPATIAAVGIALLCQLTGINAVMYYAPTIFADAGFGQSSALLTSVAVGVSMVGTVAFGGWAVDAWGRRTLMLRMIPGAVVSLVLLGFMFFTGQTHGWGAFVTAAAVVGYVVFNVGSLSVAIWLVGAEVFPLSCRGTGMSLVAASHWGADLIISLTTLSMVKALGAGGTFWLFAAVNAVSFFFVLRYVPETRGRSLEQLEASLRDGTFAPIARAKAAAAE, via the coding sequence ATGGCTTCCACATCGCGCCCACGAGGGCATGCACTAACGAACTTCATCGCCGTTATCGCGGCGACGGGCGGCCTCCTTTTCGGGTATGATACTGGCATCATCTCGGCCGCCCTGCTTCAGCTCACCCCGCAATTCCAGCTCACCACGGAAAGCGCCGAGATCGTTACCTCGGCCGTTATTCTCGGTGCGCTGATCGGTTGTATCTCGGCAGCACCGCTTTCGGATCGTCTGGGTCGTCGTCGTACGATCATTGCTGCGGCGACGCTGTTCCTCATCGGAACCGTGATCGTGACTTTCGCGCATACGGTCGCCATCCTGACCTTTGCCCGTCTGATCCTCGGGCTTGCCATCGGCGCCTCCTCGCAGATCGTGCCGATCTATATTGCCGAGATCGCGCCGCCCGAGCGTCGCGGTTCGCTCGTGGTTGCGTTCCAGTTTGCCATCGCCTTTGGTCAGCTTATCTCCTTCGTGACCGGCTATCTGCTGCAGGATTACTCGTGGCGCCTGATGTTCGGCCTGGGTGTCATTCCGGCGGTCATTCTTTTTGTCGGTATGCTTTTCCTGCCCAACAGCCCGCGCTGGCTGGCCATGCAGGGTGAGTTCGAGCGTGCTCGCACCGTGCTGCGTAGCGTGCGTCGCACCGATGCCGAGGCTGACCGCGAACTGCAGGAAATTCAGGATCAGCACGACGAGAAGGCCCCGCTTTCCGAAGTGTTCAAGCCCTGGGTTCGTCCGGCTACTATTGCGGCCGTTGGTATTGCGCTGCTGTGCCAGCTTACTGGCATCAACGCGGTCATGTACTACGCGCCGACCATTTTTGCCGATGCTGGCTTTGGTCAGTCATCCGCTCTGCTGACCTCGGTTGCGGTCGGTGTCTCGATGGTTGGTACGGTCGCGTTCGGCGGCTGGGCTGTCGATGCCTGGGGGCGTCGTACCCTGATGCTTCGCATGATCCCCGGTGCTGTTGTCTCGCTCGTTCTGCTGGGCTTCATGTTCTTCACTGGCCAGACGCATGGTTGGGGTGCATTTGTGACTGCCGCTGCCGTGGTGGGCTATGTCGTGTTCAACGTCGGCAGTCTGTCGGTGGCGATCTGGCTGGTGGGCGCAGAGGTGTTCCCACTGTCCTGCCGTGGCACGGGCATGAGCCTCGTTGCTGCCAGCCACTGGGGCGCAGATCTGATCATCTCTCTCACGACGCTCAGCATGGTGAAGGCGCTCGGCGCTGGCGGTACGTTCTGGCTCTTCGCAGCCGTGAATGCCGTCTCGTTCTTCTTCGTGCTGCGTTATGTGCCCGAGACACGGGGCCGTTCGCTCGAACAGCTCGAGGCATCCCTGCGTGACGGCACCTTCGCGCCCATCGCTCGCGCCAAGGCTGCTGCTGCCGAATAA
- the purB gene encoding adenylosuccinate lyase, whose amino-acid sequence MVPRYSRPEMTAIWSPANRYRIWFEIEALACEAMAELGDMPKEAAQVIRERGDAAMAAFSDEDLARIDEIEAVTRHDVIAFLTWLAEKIGPESRFVHLGMTSSDVLDTCFSVQLVQATDLLLEDLDAVLAALKKQAFAHKNTVTIGRSHAIHAEPTSFGLKLAGHYAEFARNRERLLAARKEIAICAISGAVGTYAHIDPRVEEFVAARLNLAAEDVSTQVIPRDRHAAFFCALGVISSGIERLAVEVRHLQRSEVREAEEFFHPGQKGSSAMPHKRNPVLSENLTGLARLIRSHVIPALENVALWHERDISHSSVERNIGPDATIGLDFALMRLAGMMDKLVVYPERMMANLESLGGVVHSGEVLLALARSGISREDAYRIVQRNAMETWTKLGTPEGRSFRENLDADPEVAGRVDSTVLDEAMDSTRHLVAVDRIYDKVFG is encoded by the coding sequence ATGGTGCCACGCTATAGCCGCCCTGAAATGACCGCCATCTGGTCGCCTGCCAATCGCTATCGTATCTGGTTCGAGATCGAGGCGCTGGCCTGTGAGGCGATGGCAGAGCTGGGCGACATGCCGAAGGAAGCGGCGCAGGTCATTCGCGAGCGTGGTGACGCCGCCATGGCAGCGTTCTCGGACGAGGATCTGGCCCGTATCGACGAGATCGAGGCCGTGACGCGTCACGATGTAATTGCGTTCCTGACATGGCTGGCCGAAAAGATTGGCCCCGAGAGCCGCTTCGTGCATCTTGGCATGACGTCCTCTGACGTTCTGGACACGTGTTTTTCGGTCCAGCTCGTTCAGGCAACCGACCTGCTGCTCGAAGATCTCGATGCCGTGCTGGCCGCACTGAAGAAGCAGGCTTTCGCCCATAAGAACACCGTCACGATCGGCCGCTCGCATGCCATCCATGCCGAGCCGACCAGCTTCGGGCTCAAGCTCGCTGGCCATTATGCCGAATTCGCGCGTAACCGTGAGCGCCTGCTGGCGGCCCGCAAGGAAATTGCCATCTGCGCGATTTCGGGCGCTGTAGGCACCTACGCCCATATCGACCCCCGTGTGGAAGAGTTTGTGGCGGCGCGTCTTAACCTTGCTGCTGAGGATGTTTCGACACAGGTCATTCCGCGCGACCGTCATGCCGCATTCTTCTGTGCGCTTGGCGTGATTTCGAGCGGTATCGAGCGTCTGGCTGTCGAGGTGCGTCACCTCCAGCGTTCGGAAGTGCGCGAGGCGGAAGAGTTCTTCCATCCTGGGCAGAAGGGCAGCTCGGCCATGCCCCACAAGCGTAATCCGGTGCTTTCAGAGAACCTTACCGGTCTGGCGCGTCTGATCCGCTCTCACGTCATCCCGGCGCTTGAAAACGTGGCGCTCTGGCATGAGCGCGATATCAGCCACTCCTCTGTCGAGCGCAACATCGGTCCCGATGCCACGATCGGCCTCGATTTCGCGCTGATGCGTCTGGCAGGCATGATGGACAAGCTGGTGGTCTATCCCGAGCGCATGATGGCCAATCTCGAATCGCTGGGCGGTGTCGTCCATTCGGGCGAGGTTCTGCTGGCTCTTGCCCGCTCGGGCATTTCGCGCGAGGACGCCTATCGTATCGTGCAGCGCAATGCGATGGAGACCTGGACGAAACTCGGGACACCTGAAGGTCGGAGCTTCCGTGAGAATCTGGATGCGGATCCCGAGGTCGCTGGTCGGGTCGATTCAACGGTGCTGGATGAGGCTATGGACAGCACACGACATCTTGTTGCCGTAGACCGCATATATGACAAGGTTTTTGGTTGA
- a CDS encoding TerC family protein gives MAPDLTWHALIALAQVVMIDITLAGDNAVVIGMVVRGLPAAQRRKTIIVGVASAALMRIVLALVASQLLAVIGLTLAGGLLLLWVCWKMYQEMRHPEPAEGETRSGTLGQAIFRIILADLSMSLDNVLAVAGASLGHPYVLVTGLAFSVVLMGVAATLVAKLLERYRWIAWLGLAIVAFVACELIYKGSIEVVHHVAG, from the coding sequence GTGGCGCCTGATCTCACCTGGCACGCCCTGATCGCGCTTGCCCAGGTTGTCATGATCGACATCACCCTGGCGGGCGATAATGCCGTCGTAATTGGCATGGTGGTGCGCGGCCTGCCCGCAGCCCAGCGGCGCAAGACCATCATCGTGGGGGTCGCGAGTGCGGCGCTCATGCGTATCGTGCTTGCCCTTGTGGCGTCGCAGCTGCTGGCCGTTATTGGCCTCACCCTTGCGGGCGGGCTGTTGCTGCTCTGGGTTTGCTGGAAAATGTACCAAGAGATGCGCCACCCCGAACCCGCCGAGGGGGAAACGCGCAGCGGCACACTGGGTCAGGCGATCTTCCGGATCATCCTCGCCGATCTGTCCATGAGCCTCGACAATGTGCTGGCGGTTGCAGGCGCCTCGCTGGGTCATCCCTACGTGCTTGTGACTGGTCTCGCCTTCTCTGTCGTGCTCATGGGTGTGGCGGCGACGCTCGTGGCAAAGCTGCTCGAACGTTATCGCTGGATTGCGTGGCTGGGTCTCGCCATCGTGGCCTTCGTCGCCTGTGAGCTGATCTATAAGGGGAGTATCGAGGTGGTGCATCATGTCGCGGGCTAG
- a CDS encoding lytic transglycosylase domain-containing protein — protein MSRARSLLLTSTLLLLGGCSTHAQEPAPPIADATSPDEGGDSAATSAIVPPVTSAPGDVASRLDSWLALIKPDPGILARAYADFLDITPAWPERSVMLSRYQQALATRTSDSELASLCPREPLTGVQAFMRCAALLPDAANQARRIWRNGADRETDSSLILAEYATSLTPDDHWARFQRQLRTRQFTAAGRQISLLAPSRQGTARVLIALLSNAPDSAAQFASLTDAQRAEPQIMLARLRQLRRYETPDVAFALWQSNGFAVQKHAPSTDWTNERLGLARAFLMQGNVPQARILADDTTLPLSAAPALEARFLRGWIDLRFVKNPAQAREAFSPLTRQTSLITRSRGYYWLGRAYAADGAQSEANAAWRQAATMPTTFYGQLAQAALSGKSDTLLPDGGDVPGLAQALARVPSLSSGPVSRGDLIEAARLLHERGDDDHAREFLMMGYAQVQDAAGQAALARFSLSIDVLEPAVFAARRTGRLGAALYPEGWPVLDGVQAEGDGLPHGLALAVARQESSFDAHVSSPAKAIGLMQLQTGTARDVARRAGLAGVDTSASGLRDPSTNLTLGRAYLAQLLQRFGNVVPVVLSAYNAGPHRTDQWLASLPLPQPLTQEGMVDWIESLPYEETRSYIQRVEENMALYRVLEVNHRG, from the coding sequence ATGTCGCGGGCTAGATCCCTCCTTCTGACCAGCACGCTTCTTCTGCTTGGCGGCTGCAGCACTCACGCCCAGGAGCCCGCCCCACCGATTGCTGACGCCACATCTCCGGATGAGGGCGGCGATAGCGCGGCGACATCGGCGATCGTGCCTCCTGTCACCAGCGCACCGGGGGATGTCGCCTCACGCCTCGACTCCTGGCTTGCTTTGATCAAACCGGATCCCGGCATTTTGGCGCGCGCCTATGCCGATTTTCTGGATATCACCCCCGCTTGGCCCGAACGCTCCGTCATGTTGTCGCGCTATCAACAGGCACTGGCAACGCGCACGAGCGACAGCGAACTGGCGTCACTCTGCCCACGTGAGCCACTTACCGGCGTACAAGCCTTCATGCGTTGCGCGGCCCTTCTGCCCGACGCTGCCAACCAGGCACGTCGCATCTGGCGTAACGGCGCGGATCGAGAGACCGATTCCAGCCTTATTCTTGCGGAATACGCAACGAGCCTGACCCCTGACGATCATTGGGCGCGTTTCCAGCGCCAACTGCGCACACGCCAGTTCACAGCAGCAGGGCGACAGATCTCGCTGCTGGCTCCCTCCCGGCAGGGAACAGCGCGTGTGCTGATCGCGCTGCTTTCCAACGCCCCGGATTCAGCCGCGCAATTCGCATCCCTTACCGACGCACAACGCGCCGAGCCACAGATCATGCTGGCGCGCCTGCGGCAGCTTCGTCGCTATGAGACGCCAGATGTCGCTTTTGCCCTCTGGCAAAGTAACGGCTTCGCCGTTCAGAAACATGCACCATCAACCGACTGGACCAATGAGCGCCTCGGTCTGGCGCGCGCTTTCCTCATGCAGGGCAACGTACCGCAAGCGCGTATCCTGGCCGATGACACGACATTACCCCTCAGTGCTGCGCCTGCGCTGGAGGCCCGCTTCCTGCGCGGCTGGATCGACCTGCGTTTTGTCAAAAACCCAGCCCAGGCACGGGAGGCGTTTTCTCCCCTCACCCGTCAGACGAGCCTGATCACCAGAAGCCGGGGCTATTACTGGCTTGGACGCGCCTACGCCGCGGACGGTGCACAGAGCGAGGCCAATGCCGCGTGGCGACAGGCGGCCACAATGCCCACGACATTTTATGGGCAACTGGCACAAGCCGCGTTGTCAGGGAAAAGCGATACACTGCTCCCCGATGGCGGTGACGTACCAGGTCTGGCTCAGGCCCTCGCGCGCGTGCCGTCGCTCTCCAGCGGCCCGGTCTCGCGCGGTGACCTTATCGAAGCTGCCCGCCTGCTGCATGAGCGCGGTGACGACGACCACGCTCGTGAATTCCTGATGATGGGCTATGCCCAGGTACAGGATGCCGCCGGTCAGGCGGCACTCGCCCGGTTCAGTCTGTCCATCGATGTGCTCGAACCTGCTGTGTTCGCCGCGCGTCGCACAGGTCGTCTGGGCGCCGCCCTCTATCCCGAAGGCTGGCCCGTTCTCGATGGCGTTCAGGCCGAAGGGGACGGTCTGCCACATGGGCTCGCCCTTGCGGTGGCGCGTCAGGAAAGCAGTTTTGACGCGCATGTTTCGAGCCCAGCCAAGGCCATCGGCCTGATGCAGCTTCAGACCGGCACAGCACGGGATGTCGCCCGCCGTGCAGGTCTTGCCGGAGTCGATACGAGCGCCAGTGGCCTGCGCGACCCTTCAACAAACCTCACACTGGGGCGCGCCTATCTGGCCCAGCTTCTACAGCGCTTCGGCAATGTCGTGCCGGTTGTTCTCTCCGCCTATAATGCGGGGCCTCATCGCACCGACCAATGGCTGGCCAGCCTCCCCCTGCCCCAGCCTCTCACTCAGGAGGGCATGGTCGACTGGATCGAAAGCCTGCCTTACGAGGAGACACGCTCCTATATCCAGCGCGTCGAGGAAAACATGGCGCTCTATCGTGTTCTGGAGGTTAATCACCGTGGCTGA
- a CDS encoding CinA family protein, producing the protein MAESALVPTSLTEKAQAVLDFLRQRGARLVTAESCTGGLIAAMLTSLAGSSDVIEGGIVSYSNTMKMDALDVAERTLERHGAVSEAVATEMAMGALDRAENATIAVAVTGIAGPAGGTADKPVGTVCLCVMEGTRNPVLETAHFSGDRNDVRAATVERAFDLILTRLGA; encoded by the coding sequence GTGGCTGAATCAGCTCTCGTTCCAACCAGCCTGACAGAAAAGGCGCAAGCTGTTCTCGACTTCCTGCGTCAGCGTGGGGCCCGCCTTGTGACAGCGGAAAGCTGCACAGGGGGGCTGATTGCGGCAATGCTTACATCGCTTGCAGGATCGTCAGACGTGATCGAGGGCGGGATCGTCAGCTATTCCAACACCATGAAAATGGATGCTTTGGATGTTGCCGAGCGTACCCTCGAACGTCACGGTGCCGTCAGTGAGGCTGTCGCAACAGAGATGGCCATGGGCGCCCTCGATCGTGCCGAAAACGCGACCATCGCTGTTGCCGTCACCGGTATAGCCGGTCCGGCGGGCGGCACGGCGGACAAGCCCGTCGGCACGGTCTGCCTGTGTGTTATGGAAGGGACCAGAAATCCCGTTCTGGAAACGGCTCATTTCTCCGGTGACCGCAATGATGTGCGCGCGGCCACGGTCGAGCGTGCCTTCGACCTGATCCTGACCCGCCTCGGCGCATAA
- a CDS encoding antibiotic biosynthesis monooxygenase family protein — protein sequence MYIAMNRFQVLPESEEAFRQRWLDREVLLTTVPGFVSFSLLRGPVKDDHILWSSHTIWSSEQAFRDWTQSEQFRKAHAGAGGNKPLTLGPPVFEGFEVVQHIDN from the coding sequence ATGTATATCGCCATGAACAGGTTTCAGGTCCTGCCCGAGAGCGAGGAGGCCTTCCGCCAGCGCTGGCTTGACCGCGAGGTCCTGCTGACGACTGTGCCAGGGTTTGTCTCGTTCTCGCTGCTGCGCGGGCCGGTCAAGGATGACCATATTCTCTGGTCATCCCACACCATCTGGTCATCCGAGCAGGCATTTCGTGACTGGACTCAGTCTGAACAGTTCCGCAAGGCGCATGCCGGTGCGGGTGGCAACAAGCCCCTGACACTGGGGCCGCCGGTGTTCGAGGGCTTCGAGGTCGTCCAGCATATCGATAACTGA